From a region of the Candidatus Rhabdochlamydia porcellionis genome:
- a CDS encoding Imm53 family immunity protein, whose amino-acid sequence MEDTDLEYANFQQIKIDRLEQDWIFCEVKDMQFEARCGAKNLPGALKVFRHWAMENES is encoded by the coding sequence GTGGAAGATACAGATCTAGAATATGCAAATTTCCAACAGATAAAAATAGATCGATTGGAGCAAGATTGGATATTTTGTGAAGTTAAGGATATGCAATTTGAAGCAAGATGTGGGGCTAAAAACTTACCAGGAGCTTTAAAAGTATTTCGTCACTGGGCAATGGAAAACGAATCATGA
- a CDS encoding IS630 transposase-related protein, with product MAYSYDLRKKALDYIEKGKSKEEASQIFGVTARSIFKKTS from the coding sequence ATGGCATATTCCTATGATTTAAGAAAAAAAGCATTAGACTATATAGAGAAAGGCAAGTCAAAAGAAGAAGCAAGTCAAATCTTTGGAGTGACGGCGCGTAGCATATTTAAAAAGACGTCCTAA
- a CDS encoding Do family serine endopeptidase, translated as MKKSSIHSPIFLILSIALLSANSIHIPTLKETQVLDQISQAFTLIYESTNPAVISIKAQSNVNETYGAHNPFEFHSEIFNRFFGQMPQPSPQKNAGSGFFCSTDGHIMTNAHVVNNCDKITIVLHDGQEVDAVLVGSDPHTDIALLKIESKEIAGLSYLPLGDSDSVKIGELAFAIGSPLLLKSTFTQGIISAKGRQNLHINDLEDFIQSTVQINRGNSGGPLLNSKGEVIGINTAIASNSGGYMGISFSIPINMAKNIMNQLLEKGSVTRGFLGVTLQPMDADIAKAFGLAKPEGALISEVVPGSAADKAGLKQGDIVLEYDNKPVKSSEGLKTEISLKSPGSTIQLKVKRNQETKQISVKLGSNSDNVMAENGIVQKLGLQVEALTEDYAKQLGYKPTEEGVVITKVKPNSPAAIAGLRPGCLIQNINYKKVTNLLEFNQAINQNTTKSILLLVRDRNRGAYFCSIQLK; from the coding sequence ATGAAAAAGTCATCTATTCACTCTCCTATTTTTCTTATTTTAAGCATTGCTCTTCTTAGTGCAAATTCTATTCATATTCCAACTCTAAAAGAAACTCAGGTTTTAGATCAGATATCACAAGCATTTACTCTAATCTATGAGAGCACTAATCCTGCTGTTATCTCTATAAAAGCCCAAAGTAATGTAAATGAAACTTACGGTGCGCATAATCCTTTTGAGTTTCACAGTGAAATATTTAATCGTTTTTTTGGGCAAATGCCCCAGCCCTCTCCTCAAAAAAATGCGGGATCTGGTTTTTTTTGTAGCACTGACGGTCACATTATGACAAATGCACATGTAGTGAATAATTGTGATAAAATCACGATTGTTTTGCACGATGGGCAAGAAGTAGATGCTGTATTAGTAGGGTCTGATCCACATACAGATATTGCTCTTCTAAAGATTGAATCAAAAGAAATAGCCGGATTATCCTATCTGCCTTTAGGAGATTCAGATTCTGTTAAAATAGGAGAGTTAGCTTTTGCAATTGGTAGTCCCCTTCTTCTAAAATCCACTTTTACTCAAGGGATCATTAGCGCTAAGGGAAGACAGAACTTACATATTAATGATCTAGAAGACTTCATTCAAAGCACAGTACAAATTAACCGTGGTAACTCAGGCGGTCCGCTTTTAAACTCAAAAGGAGAAGTGATTGGAATCAATACAGCCATTGCTTCTAATAGCGGCGGCTATATGGGAATTAGTTTCTCTATTCCCATCAATATGGCTAAAAACATTATGAATCAGCTCTTAGAAAAGGGAAGTGTTACGCGTGGATTTTTAGGAGTTACTTTACAGCCAATGGATGCAGATATCGCTAAAGCTTTTGGTTTAGCAAAGCCAGAAGGAGCTCTTATTTCTGAAGTTGTTCCTGGATCTGCTGCTGATAAAGCAGGGCTTAAACAGGGAGATATTGTTTTGGAATATGACAATAAACCTGTTAAGAGCTCCGAAGGATTAAAAACAGAGATTTCTCTAAAATCCCCTGGTTCTACTATTCAGTTGAAGGTAAAACGCAATCAGGAAACTAAGCAAATCTCTGTAAAATTGGGATCTAATTCCGATAATGTAATGGCTGAAAATGGAATTGTGCAAAAATTGGGACTACAGGTTGAAGCATTAACAGAAGATTATGCTAAGCAGCTTGGTTATAAACCTACAGAAGAGGGCGTTGTGATTACAAAAGTAAAACCTAACTCTCCAGCAGCAATTGCTGGCTTACGTCCAGGTTGCTTAATTCAAAACATCAATTACAAAAAAGTGACAAATCTCTTAGAGTTTAATCAAGCTATTAATCAAAACACCACTAAATCTATTTTACTTCTAGTTCGTGATCGTAATAGAGGAGCCTACTTTTGTTCCATTCAACTGAAGTAA
- a CDS encoding S1C family serine protease: MQAFFFLILSIFCLNNCYAAYPFSSKPHKISDTKKVANFFTEIVNASVPAVVFIQVKLTPSSSWIRSLWGNNEEKAYIGSGFLITEDGYIITNEHVIKDAGVITVTLSNQLQFDGIVVGSDPVSDIALIKIEAEGLHFLALADSDSIELGEWVAAIGSPFGLQSTVTFGIVSSIKKDKFQEPDTLQVNLSINPGNSGGPLLNLDGEVIGVNRSTWRYKEGFYTGLSFAIPSNVVKETIEKLLDQELL; encoded by the coding sequence ATGCAAGCATTTTTTTTCCTTATTTTAAGCATTTTTTGCTTAAATAACTGTTACGCGGCTTATCCTTTCTCTTCTAAACCTCATAAAATCTCAGATACTAAAAAAGTGGCCAATTTTTTTACTGAGATTGTAAATGCATCTGTTCCTGCTGTTGTATTCATTCAGGTAAAATTAACCCCATCTTCTAGTTGGATTCGTTCTTTGTGGGGAAATAACGAAGAAAAAGCCTACATCGGATCAGGGTTTTTAATTACTGAAGATGGATATATTATAACCAATGAGCATGTAATTAAAGATGCAGGTGTAATTACTGTGACATTAAGCAACCAATTACAATTCGATGGTATCGTAGTAGGATCAGACCCCGTTTCTGATATTGCCTTAATTAAAATCGAAGCAGAAGGTCTTCACTTTTTGGCTTTAGCTGATTCTGATTCCATTGAATTAGGAGAATGGGTTGCAGCAATTGGCAGTCCTTTTGGTCTACAATCCACCGTAACATTTGGAATTGTAAGCAGCATAAAAAAAGATAAATTCCAAGAACCAGATACCCTACAAGTCAATCTCAGCATTAACCCGGGCAATTCTGGAGGACCTCTTCTCAATTTAGATGGAGAAGTAATTGGAGTGAATAGAAGCACATGGCGCTATAAAGAAGGTTTCTATACGGGTTTATCCTTTGCTATTCCAAGTAATGTAGTTAAAGAAACTATAGAGAAACTACTTGACCAGGAACTACTTTAA
- a CDS encoding insulinase family protein: protein MYTFCKSLTRAGEKHGDFIVTKYVVIDELHCVLRELMHVPTGAIVMHIENDDPENLFCLSFKTLPYNSNGVAHILEHTVLCGSSKYPVKDPFFAMGRRSLNTFMNALTGADFTCYPAASQIEKDFYNLLDVYLDAVFHPELKRMSFLQEGHRLEFINSKKPEEGLHIKGIVYNEMKGSLSSVDTRMWHAMMAQLLPDLPYAFNSGGDPEEIPNLTYEQLISFHSLYYQPACCLFFFYGNLPLQKHLDFIAERELNQAGNSPATYLIKQKRFDAPKFSTMRYPIEASENSSRRAVIAFGFLTTPIIEQEDVLALSILDIILMETDASLLKRALLESQLCISANGFISLEMSEVPYLLVCKGAEEKDASELEQVLLSTLKKIVVEGIPKHLIDAAIHQLELSRLEIGGDQTPFGLSLFMRSALAKQHGCSAESGLMVHSLFENLLEKTKKPTYLTGLIDKYFLSNPHRVRLIMIPDPHLAEEERNQELKRLKKNQQELSKEQIQEIQKQTRDLALYQKQTEVQALDCLPKISLNDVPNAIRDFPLQVICSKNLTIYHHDCFTNHILYVDLLFDLPAIEEEELPYVHLLTSILSELGSGNRDYRENLEYMQAHTGGLTTSCSLYPQTLDPKVLRPSFNLRAKCLYRKAEQLFALMQDLLLYPRFDEIKRIEELILQMYTSLLNRLNRQAMRYATHLVISGFSTATHISEAWYGLRYFKTLQTICQNLPANLPKVIDRLKALKEKIFTFNNPHLILSCSYEMLKELESKDYFNFNQLPTLKTNPWKFEAPLILPSSQIRLISSQVAFNVEAFPTISYIHPYAAALTVASVLFEHKTLHPKIREQGGAYGASATFSTKMGHFYFLSYRDPHIYGTRQHFHEAVNQLCKGKISAQELEEAKLTIIQDLDSPISPENRALIAYGCLRSQKTKEMRQEFRNSLLNTTIKDVKYIVEKELKPKLNQGIFISFANQELINDENASLQNPLPVFPI, encoded by the coding sequence ATGTATACATTTTGCAAATCTTTGACACGAGCTGGAGAGAAACATGGCGATTTTATCGTCACAAAATATGTAGTTATTGATGAGCTACACTGTGTTTTGCGCGAGCTGATGCACGTGCCTACAGGCGCTATTGTTATGCACATTGAAAATGACGATCCAGAGAATCTATTCTGTCTGTCTTTTAAGACTCTACCGTATAACTCAAATGGTGTAGCACATATATTAGAACACACCGTCTTATGCGGCTCTTCGAAATATCCGGTAAAAGACCCTTTTTTTGCAATGGGACGAAGAAGTTTAAATACGTTTATGAATGCCTTAACAGGAGCTGATTTCACCTGTTATCCTGCAGCATCTCAGATAGAGAAAGATTTTTACAACTTACTAGATGTTTACTTGGATGCGGTATTTCATCCAGAATTAAAACGAATGAGCTTTCTGCAAGAAGGACATCGTTTAGAATTTATCAATTCTAAAAAACCAGAAGAAGGATTGCATATTAAAGGGATTGTATACAACGAGATGAAAGGAAGCCTCTCTTCTGTCGATACGCGTATGTGGCATGCTATGATGGCTCAACTTCTGCCAGATCTTCCTTATGCATTTAACTCAGGAGGAGATCCAGAAGAGATTCCTAATTTGACCTACGAACAGCTTATTTCTTTCCACTCTTTGTATTACCAACCAGCATGTTGCTTATTTTTCTTTTATGGGAATCTTCCTTTACAAAAACACCTTGATTTTATCGCAGAAAGAGAGCTAAACCAAGCAGGCAACTCACCTGCTACTTATTTGATTAAACAAAAGCGTTTTGATGCACCGAAGTTCTCTACCATGCGCTATCCCATTGAAGCTTCTGAAAATTCTTCTCGTCGAGCAGTGATCGCTTTTGGCTTTTTAACAACTCCTATTATAGAACAAGAAGATGTACTGGCATTAAGTATTTTAGATATAATCCTAATGGAAACAGATGCCTCTCTTTTAAAAAGAGCTTTGCTGGAATCACAGCTTTGTATCTCTGCAAATGGTTTCATAAGTCTGGAGATGAGCGAAGTACCTTATCTACTTGTTTGTAAAGGCGCTGAAGAAAAAGATGCTAGTGAATTAGAGCAAGTTTTATTGAGCACTCTAAAGAAGATCGTTGTAGAAGGTATCCCAAAACATCTCATCGATGCAGCTATTCATCAGTTAGAGCTCTCCCGTTTAGAGATAGGAGGAGACCAGACCCCTTTTGGCCTTTCTTTATTTATGCGCTCTGCTTTAGCTAAACAACATGGATGTTCTGCTGAATCAGGGTTAATGGTGCACTCTTTATTTGAGAATTTATTAGAAAAAACAAAGAAACCTACTTATTTAACAGGGTTAATCGATAAGTATTTTCTGAGCAATCCTCATAGGGTCCGATTGATTATGATACCGGATCCTCATCTAGCAGAAGAAGAGAGAAATCAAGAGTTAAAACGATTGAAAAAAAACCAGCAAGAGCTATCTAAGGAACAAATTCAAGAAATTCAAAAGCAAACAAGAGATCTAGCCCTGTATCAAAAGCAAACAGAGGTTCAAGCTCTAGATTGCTTGCCGAAAATATCTTTAAATGATGTTCCTAATGCTATTCGTGATTTTCCTCTGCAAGTCATTTGCTCAAAAAACTTAACTATCTATCATCACGATTGCTTTACTAATCATATTTTGTATGTGGATCTGCTATTTGATCTACCTGCAATTGAAGAAGAAGAGCTGCCCTATGTACATTTATTAACCTCCATTTTATCTGAGTTAGGAAGCGGAAATAGAGATTATAGAGAGAATTTAGAATATATGCAGGCCCATACAGGAGGGCTGACTACTTCTTGCTCTTTATATCCTCAAACTTTAGATCCAAAAGTACTGCGTCCTTCTTTTAACCTACGAGCAAAGTGCTTATATCGCAAAGCAGAACAACTATTTGCATTGATGCAGGATTTACTTTTATATCCTCGATTTGATGAAATTAAACGAATTGAAGAGCTCATTTTACAAATGTATACATCCTTGCTTAATCGACTAAATCGACAGGCGATGCGCTATGCTACTCATTTAGTCATTAGTGGCTTTTCAACAGCTACACATATCAGCGAAGCCTGGTATGGATTGCGTTACTTCAAAACTCTGCAAACTATTTGCCAAAATCTACCAGCTAATCTTCCTAAAGTAATCGACCGTTTAAAAGCTTTAAAGGAAAAAATTTTCACTTTTAATAACCCTCATTTGATATTGAGTTGTTCTTATGAGATGTTAAAAGAATTAGAAAGTAAAGATTATTTTAACTTCAATCAATTACCCACTCTTAAAACAAATCCTTGGAAGTTTGAAGCACCTTTAATCTTACCTTCTTCTCAGATTCGTTTGATCTCTTCACAGGTTGCATTCAATGTAGAAGCATTTCCTACAATTTCTTACATCCATCCCTATGCAGCGGCTTTGACAGTTGCTTCTGTTTTATTTGAGCATAAGACTCTACATCCAAAGATTCGGGAACAAGGTGGCGCATATGGTGCTAGTGCAACATTTAGTACTAAAATGGGACATTTTTATTTTCTCTCCTATCGAGATCCTCATATCTATGGTACTAGACAGCACTTTCACGAAGCAGTGAATCAACTTTGCAAAGGAAAAATCTCTGCACAAGAATTAGAAGAGGCAAAACTTACCATTATCCAAGATTTAGACTCTCCTATTTCACCAGAAAACAGAGCTCTTATAGCTTATGGATGCCTTCGCAGTCAAAAAACAAAAGAAATGCGCCAGGAATTTAGAAACTCTCTTCTCAATACAACAATCAAAGATGTAAAATACATTGTCGAAAAAGAATTGAAACCCAAACTCAACCAAGGAATATTTATTTCCTTTGCCAATCAAGAATTAATCAACGATGAAAACGCAAGTTTGCAAAACCCCTTGCCTGTTTTTCCTATTTAA